The window GTCGAGGCAACCGAACTGTCGCCATCCTCGACGGAGCACTCACCGAGCGTATGCCAGAATCTGAGTCCGCAGTGTGATCGCACGCAAGCGGGCCAGAGTGCGTCCCTCTCTGCAGAGAATTCTTCAGGAGGCGATGTCAGGCGTGATGCTTCGCGCGTCACGGTCGCCGCTCACTGTCACCGGTATCGCGCTCGGCGTCGCCTCTTTCATATCGGTGCTCGGCATGACTACGAGCGCGAACGGGCAGATTAACAACGAGTTCCTTTCCGCTGAAGCAACGCTGATCCAGGTGGTACCGGCGGGTGGAGAGGCCGCGGATGCGCTCTTTCCCGATAATGCCGATCAGGCAGTCGCGGCGATCAATGGGGTGACGGCCGTGGGCCGCTCATGGGCTGTGTCGGACGCTGCAGTTTCACGGTTGTCCGATTCGATTGTTCCTCCATCGACTGTTCAGCCACCTGTACGTGCAGCCACTCCGGGATACTGGACGCTTATCGGTCCGACTCTGAAGACTGGGCGGGTCTTCGACTCATTCCTTCGCGACCAACCCGTCGCAGTCCTCGGTGCTAGTGTCGCTAAGGACCTGGGCATCTCCGACCTATCGGATCAAACGGCTGTCATCGTCAACGGTCAGCGATTGGTCGTGATCGGGATCGTCAGAGACACCCGTGGCTCGAGCGCCGCGCTGAACTCGGTGACTGTCCCGGCCGAGTATGCACGAACTCACTTCTTGCCTCCCGGGCAGAACGAGCAAATGGTCGTCGATACTGCCAGCGGCGCCGCAGCAACGGTCAGCAAGCAGATCGCGTTTGCACTCAACCCGCGATCTCCCGATACATATAAAATCACGCCGCCTCCACTACCAACGTTGGTTCGCGATCGAGTCGGAGGGTTCACGCAGTTTCTTTTCTACTCGTTGGCCGGGATCGGCATCGTCGTCAGCGGGGTGGGTATCGCCAACGTCTCCCTCATCGGTGTTATCGCACGCACACGCGAGATCGCACTCCGACGTTCGCTCGGTGCGTTACCTCGGCACGTCGCCGCTCAATTCCTAATCGAGTCCGGGGTGCGGGGTCTGCTTGGAGGCTCGCTGGGCACAGCGCTAGGTGTGGCCACGATCACTATCGTTTGCGTACTGCTCGGGTGGTCCGCGATCATCGAGCCGTGGTCTCTGATCGTGGGCCCGTTGCTGGGGGTTGCAGTAGGGACCATTGCGGGGCTGTACCCGGCCATACGCGCCACCCACGTTGAACCGGTCGAGGCGTTCCGCCAATAGCGAGCCCGGAGTTTGGATATGACGCTCGCCACGCAAAACTCCTCCGCTTACCACTACTTGAGCGTTGGGTGTTCAGGCAGTGGCAGGCGCTCCGCGCAGCAGCGCTGCCGCTGACGTCGAGCGCCGCCGCATCACAGCCAGCACGGTCGCTCCGAACGCGAGCACGGACCAGATGAGCATTCCCGCGATCCCGGCACCGAGCCCCGAAGCGCTCGTCAGCGCGGCGAGCCCCGCCGTCATTCCGGGAGCCGTCGGCAGCACGCTCGCTATCGACACGAGCAGCCCCGGAACGGTCGAGACCACACCGGTCGCCACGACGAACACTCCCACCAGGGCCGCGATCCAGCGTCCGGCGCCGCCGAGCACCGCGACCAGAGCCTGGTTCACCGCCGCGAACGCGACCCCGGCGATCACGCACACCATGGCGAAGATCGACCAGGTTCCCCAGTCGTAGGATGCCGCGA is drawn from Microbacterium protaetiae and contains these coding sequences:
- a CDS encoding ABC transporter permease codes for the protein MIARKRARVRPSLQRILQEAMSGVMLRASRSPLTVTGIALGVASFISVLGMTTSANGQINNEFLSAEATLIQVVPAGGEAADALFPDNADQAVAAINGVTAVGRSWAVSDAAVSRLSDSIVPPSTVQPPVRAATPGYWTLIGPTLKTGRVFDSFLRDQPVAVLGASVAKDLGISDLSDQTAVIVNGQRLVVIGIVRDTRGSSAALNSVTVPAEYARTHFLPPGQNEQMVVDTASGAAATVSKQIAFALNPRSPDTYKITPPPLPTLVRDRVGGFTQFLFYSLAGIGIVVSGVGIANVSLIGVIARTREIALRRSLGALPRHVAAQFLIESGVRGLLGGSLGTALGVATITIVCVLLGWSAIIEPWSLIVGPLLGVAVGTIAGLYPAIRATHVEPVEAFRQ